DNA from Leishmania mexicana MHOM/GT/2001/U1103 complete genome, chromosome 9:
GGGCCCAACGAGCCCAAACAATAACATTTTTCAGGCGGAAGAGAGCGAGTGGCCTGCGGTGCACACGTTCAGTCCCCCTCTGGCCGTGTCGCTGCAggccccacacacaccctctcACCCCTTCCCCGTCTGTTGCGGGAGCTACTGGATACACTTTCAGCGTTCGGTGCTCGttggttttctttttcactCGTATGTGGCAGGCAACGCGAGGTAGTCCTGAcgaggtgctcgagctggtCGTCGTCCATCATCCTTTCCGCCGCCATCACTTTTTCGGCTGACAatgtgccgccgccccccccccagcgtgtgtctctctccctctgtgtgtgtctgtgcgtgtgtgtggcctCTTCACgtcctcaccaccaccgcaagAAAGCAAAAGCCCTCTCGCGACTTCATCGTCAGTTCGGACTCTCTCCTCTGcacctccccttccctccccctccccacacacacacacgcacgttaCCACCTCTGACGTGCACACCCTGCTCGTACACTCGCTGGACAAGTTGAGAACAGCACAAGAACAAAGAAGGCATGGGCGCACCACACTTGAACTCCATTCGCGCCTGCTTGGCCGGCTCCGGCCACGACGCCTTCAGTGAGCCTGCCACAATCGACCACCTCCTCTCACTCGTGGCGACACCCAAGACGGGGGTGGTGAGTGTCGCCTACGTTGGTACCGCCACCTACGACCTCGCAGAGAGCCAGACGGAGCAGACGTCCCTGCTGCTCCAACGTGGCTGGACGGTTCGACCGATCCAACTGGCGGACCCTGCCGTGAAGACGGTCAACGACAGCGATGCGCATTTTATTCGAACCGCGGCCGATATCGTACTTGTCTCGGGCGGCAACACACTCtacgcggtgcggcggtgggAAGAGACGGgactcgcgcagctgctgaaggacgctgcggcgcgccagGTCGTTCTGGCGGGCGGCAGTGCCGGCGCGATCTGCTGGTTCACCTCCGGCCACAGCGACTCCGCGGACCCCGCAACGTACCTCCAGCCATCGTTGAAGAGGGCGGCACTGAAGATGGACCTGGTCCCGCAAGATCAGATCTCCAAGACGGAGGCAGAACTCGCGGATCTCAGCACCTCCTGGTCCTACATCCGCGTACATGGCCTCAACATTCTTCCGGGGATGATGTGCCCCCACTT
Protein-coding regions in this window:
- a CDS encoding putative cyclin 1, whose protein sequence is MGAPHLNSIRACLAGSGHDAFSEPATIDHLLSLVATPKTGVVSVAYVGTATYDLAESQTEQTSLLLQRGWTVRPIQLADPAVKTVNDSDAHFIRTAADIVLVSGGNTLYAVRRWEETGLAQLLKDAAARQVVLAGGSAGAICWFTSGHSDSADPATYLQPSLKRAALKMDLVPQDQISKTEAELADLSTSWSYIRVHGLNILPGMMCPHFDVTQGNGVRREEDFAKMLKRHPTERGVGLDHWALLILKGDGTYETAALPGKTRASTPPDTSPTATVPGVFVLDVVDGAIQQRCVPTTGQLSDLLREPAGPVVLDPFERFHAMENPTSSSGSLMQR